In a genomic window of Dyadobacter fermentans DSM 18053:
- a CDS encoding glycoside hydrolase family 43 protein has product MISFNKLLIAFAAGTGSLYAQNDAVKIQPLVTDLYTADPSAHVFNGKIYIYPSHDVEAHVAQDDEGGHFQMRDYHVYSMDKIGGKVTDHGRVLDVKDVPWADKQMWAPDAAFKNGTYYLYFPAKDKQGIFRIGVATSKSPSGPFKAQPEPIAGSYSIDPAVFTDADGKSYMYLGGIWGGQLQRWHSGTYDKTLMTDLGKGHENESALSAKVALMSGDMLSFAEPLRDVQILDTNGKPLLAADNDRRFFEGAWMHKYNGKYYFSYSTGDTHLLCYAEGSSPYGPFTYKGVIMNPVEGWTTHHSIVEFDGKWYLFYHDSALSGKTHLRNVKVRELLRDEAGNIKTINP; this is encoded by the coding sequence ATGATTTCTTTCAACAAACTTTTGATTGCCTTCGCTGCCGGAACCGGCAGCCTTTATGCGCAGAATGATGCGGTGAAAATCCAGCCTCTCGTGACTGATTTGTACACCGCCGATCCGTCTGCACACGTTTTTAATGGTAAAATATACATTTATCCCTCCCATGACGTCGAGGCGCACGTCGCGCAGGATGATGAGGGCGGGCATTTCCAGATGCGCGACTACCACGTGTATTCGATGGACAAAATCGGGGGAAAGGTGACGGACCACGGCCGTGTACTGGATGTGAAGGATGTGCCCTGGGCCGATAAGCAGATGTGGGCGCCGGACGCCGCATTCAAAAACGGGACCTATTACCTGTATTTCCCTGCGAAAGACAAACAGGGTATATTCCGGATCGGCGTAGCCACCAGTAAATCCCCTTCCGGGCCCTTCAAGGCGCAGCCCGAGCCTATTGCAGGGAGTTACAGCATTGATCCGGCGGTATTCACCGACGCTGACGGCAAAAGCTACATGTACCTGGGCGGAATCTGGGGTGGGCAGTTGCAGCGGTGGCATAGCGGCACATATGACAAAACATTGATGACCGATCTTGGCAAAGGCCATGAGAACGAGTCGGCACTCAGCGCGAAAGTGGCGTTGATGAGCGGTGATATGTTATCCTTCGCCGAGCCGCTCCGCGACGTGCAGATCCTAGATACCAACGGCAAGCCGCTGCTGGCCGCCGATAACGATCGCAGGTTCTTCGAGGGTGCCTGGATGCACAAATACAATGGGAAATATTATTTCTCGTATTCGACAGGTGATACACATTTGCTATGCTACGCGGAAGGCAGCTCGCCGTATGGTCCATTTACCTACAAGGGCGTCATTATGAACCCCGTCGAGGGCTGGACCACACACCATTCCATCGTGGAATTCGATGGAAAGTGGTATTTGTTTTATCACGATTCAGCGCTTTCTGGCAAAACGCACCTGCGGAATGTGAAAGTAAGGGAGCTGCTCCGGGACGAGGCCGGAAACATTAAGACCATTAACCCGTGA
- a CDS encoding endo-1,4-beta-xylanase has product MLPSDVFAQKTLKEAYKTYFPIGVAVAPRSLLGPESELIKAQFSSITPENAMKMGPIHPEPNRYDWRDADAIVAFGQANNMLVRGHTLCWHSQAPRWFFTDAQGQQVSREELLARLKQHITDVVSRYKGKIYAWDVVNEAVPDTGNSIYRSSKFYQIIGEEYIEKAFEYAHAADPDAKLFYNDYNTESAAKREKIYQLLKKLKAKKIPVHGVGLQGHWSIYEPTRQELEKSIEDFASLGLAVQITELDVSVYPKEHERRKKNELDKAIYTDEMMQKQSAHYQMLFDTFRKYKSTVTGVTFWNVSDRSSWLDNFPVQGRKDFPLLFDQHYKPKQAFEGVVNF; this is encoded by the coding sequence ATGCTCCCGTCCGATGTTTTTGCGCAAAAAACACTCAAAGAGGCCTACAAAACGTACTTCCCAATTGGTGTAGCGGTGGCCCCCAGAAGCTTGTTAGGCCCGGAGTCCGAGCTTATAAAAGCGCAGTTCAGTAGCATCACCCCGGAGAATGCGATGAAGATGGGGCCTATTCATCCCGAGCCAAACCGTTATGACTGGCGCGATGCGGATGCCATCGTCGCGTTCGGTCAGGCAAACAATATGCTGGTCAGGGGGCACACCTTGTGCTGGCACAGCCAGGCGCCCCGATGGTTTTTTACAGATGCCCAGGGACAGCAGGTTTCCAGAGAAGAGCTGCTGGCGCGTTTAAAACAGCACATTACAGACGTCGTGAGCCGGTACAAGGGTAAAATTTATGCCTGGGATGTCGTCAACGAAGCGGTGCCGGATACGGGAAACAGTATCTATCGTTCGTCAAAGTTTTATCAGATCATTGGTGAAGAGTACATCGAAAAAGCATTCGAATATGCCCACGCGGCCGATCCGGATGCCAAACTGTTTTACAATGACTACAACACAGAAAGCGCAGCAAAAAGGGAGAAAATTTACCAACTGCTCAAAAAGCTGAAAGCGAAAAAGATTCCGGTGCACGGTGTCGGGTTGCAGGGGCATTGGTCGATCTACGAGCCGACCCGGCAGGAGCTCGAAAAGTCGATCGAGGACTTTGCCAGTCTGGGCCTGGCCGTTCAGATTACGGAGCTGGATGTTTCGGTGTATCCCAAAGAGCATGAGCGCCGTAAGAAAAACGAACTTGACAAAGCCATTTATACCGATGAAATGATGCAGAAGCAGTCCGCCCATTATCAAATGCTTTTTGATACATTCCGCAAATACAAAAGCACGGTAACTGGCGTCACTTTCTGGAACGTATCGGACCGGTCGAGTTGGCTGGATAACTTCCCGGTTCAGGGGCGTAAAGACTTCCCCTTGCTGTTTGACCAGCATTACAAACCTAAGCAGGCCTTTGAGGGGGTAGTGAATTTTTGA
- a CDS encoding alpha-glucuronidase family glycosyl hydrolase has protein sequence MFRLLILFTLCVLTRSVSLADHLPVDGGDDGYRLWLKYEPVKDLSRKAHYLKYSSFISDAVHSEITGSAAKELQMALNGLVGKSVPVVAKVAGRRGGIVFSLGPDSTLMPLQQEGYQIREVSGNIVIRSATEGGILYGAFALLRHMQTGQSLSGVNVKSTPKVRYRMLNHWDNPDGTIERGYAGSSLWKWYELPERIDPRYEDYARANASLGINGTVLNNVNASARFMSREYIVKVAAIAAVMRRYGIRTYLSVYFAAPKTLGGLTTSDPLDPKVRAWWSEKVAEIYREIPDFGGFLVKANSEGEPGPQDYGRTHADGANMLAEAFKPYDGIVIWRAFVYKADPNADRFKAAYEEFVPLDGKFDPRVIVQVKNGPIDFQPREPFSPLFGNMPGTPLGMEFQITQEYLGFAAHAVYEAPIFKECLDADTYVKGQGSTVAKVIDGSLHGYTRTLMAGVANTGSDRNWTGHPLAQANWYAFGRLSWDHQLTSEQIANEWIQLTLTRQPKPGAHIQALMLRSREIYVDYNTPLGLSRPWMGVHFAPEPWQSRGARPDWTATYYHRADSAGLGFDRTANGSGALAQYRPQVQQQWNDPENTALPYLLWFHHVGWDKKLGTGRTLWDELCHRLYTGADSVVWMQQQWDLARTGLDNRIYADVAGRLKVQRREAIWWRDAWVLYLQTFSKQPVPKGLEPPRQTLEELKKSVGVYLIR, from the coding sequence ATGTTCCGATTACTAATCCTGTTTACCCTATGCGTGCTGACGCGCTCCGTATCCTTGGCTGACCATTTACCAGTCGACGGCGGAGACGATGGTTACAGGCTATGGTTAAAATACGAGCCGGTTAAAGATCTGAGCCGCAAGGCGCATTACCTGAAATACAGCTCATTTATTTCAGACGCCGTTCATAGTGAGATCACGGGCAGCGCTGCTAAGGAGTTGCAAATGGCACTCAACGGCCTTGTGGGCAAATCCGTCCCGGTCGTGGCTAAGGTAGCTGGCCGGAGGGGAGGGATCGTGTTCAGCCTTGGACCCGATTCAACCCTAATGCCCTTGCAGCAAGAAGGTTATCAGATCCGGGAAGTGTCGGGCAACATCGTTATCCGTTCCGCAACGGAAGGGGGCATCCTGTATGGCGCATTCGCACTGCTCCGACATATGCAGACCGGGCAGTCGCTAAGCGGCGTGAATGTGAAAAGCACACCCAAAGTCCGCTACCGCATGCTGAATCATTGGGATAATCCCGACGGAACAATCGAGCGTGGTTATGCGGGCTCTTCGCTGTGGAAATGGTACGAGCTCCCGGAACGCATTGATCCCAGGTATGAAGATTACGCCCGGGCCAACGCTTCGCTCGGTATCAACGGTACGGTGCTTAACAATGTGAATGCCAGTGCGCGGTTCATGTCGCGCGAGTACATCGTAAAAGTGGCCGCCATAGCCGCTGTGATGCGCAGGTATGGTATCAGAACATATTTGTCGGTGTATTTCGCCGCACCCAAAACATTGGGCGGCCTGACCACTTCCGATCCGCTGGACCCGAAAGTCCGGGCATGGTGGTCGGAGAAAGTGGCGGAGATCTATCGCGAAATTCCTGATTTCGGCGGTTTTTTGGTCAAGGCCAATTCGGAAGGGGAACCGGGCCCGCAGGATTATGGGCGCACGCATGCCGATGGCGCCAATATGCTCGCCGAGGCGTTCAAGCCGTACGACGGTATTGTTATCTGGCGCGCCTTTGTGTACAAGGCTGATCCCAATGCGGACCGGTTCAAGGCGGCCTACGAGGAATTTGTGCCGCTCGACGGCAAGTTTGACCCCAGGGTAATTGTGCAGGTCAAAAACGGGCCGATCGATTTTCAGCCGAGGGAACCATTCTCTCCTTTGTTTGGAAATATGCCAGGCACCCCTCTGGGAATGGAGTTTCAGATTACGCAGGAATATCTGGGGTTTGCCGCGCATGCCGTGTATGAGGCGCCCATTTTCAAGGAATGCCTCGATGCTGATACCTATGTGAAGGGGCAGGGTTCTACCGTTGCGAAAGTGATCGATGGAAGTCTGCACGGCTACACCCGTACGTTGATGGCGGGCGTTGCCAACACGGGCAGCGACCGAAACTGGACAGGCCATCCGCTGGCGCAAGCCAACTGGTATGCATTCGGAAGACTCAGCTGGGACCATCAGCTGACGTCGGAGCAGATCGCCAACGAGTGGATACAGCTCACTTTAACGCGTCAGCCGAAGCCCGGGGCACACATTCAGGCGCTTATGCTGAGGTCGCGCGAGATTTACGTCGATTACAATACGCCGCTTGGGCTATCGCGCCCGTGGATGGGTGTTCATTTCGCGCCCGAACCCTGGCAGAGCCGAGGCGCCCGTCCGGATTGGACAGCAACCTATTACCACCGCGCCGACTCGGCCGGGCTGGGATTTGACCGCACCGCGAATGGCAGTGGCGCCCTGGCGCAGTACCGGCCGCAGGTGCAACAGCAGTGGAACGACCCCGAAAATACCGCATTGCCCTACCTGTTATGGTTTCATCATGTCGGCTGGGACAAAAAGCTGGGTACCGGTCGGACGCTGTGGGATGAGCTCTGCCACCGCTTGTACACGGGTGCGGATTCCGTCGTGTGGATGCAGCAGCAATGGGATCTTGCCAGGACGGGTCTGGACAACAGGATTTATGCTGATGTGGCAGGACGTCTGAAGGTTCAGCGCCGGGAGGCAATCTGGTGGCGTGATGCCTGGGTATTGTACCTGCAAACATTCTCCAAACAGCCCGTCCCCAAAGGCCTGGAGCCGCCCCGCCAGACCCTCGAAGAGCTGAAAAAATCGGTAGGCGTTTATCTGATCCGGTAA
- a CDS encoding sulfatase family protein, with amino-acid sequence MHKNLVRLSVLFVLSALFFAAKNGRPADKHEPYRTSSAKRPNILFVISDDQSYPHTSAYGYEGVSTPAFDRVAREGVLFTNAFSASPGCSPSRAAILTGKNCWQLEHAGTHASSFSAQFQTYPDLLEASGYLIGHTGKGWGPGNFKISGRSRNPAGPAFNKVTMEAPKGISNNDYAANFKSFLSSKPQDKPFCFWFGAQEPHRRYPTGIGKRSGMDMSKVKVPGFLPESDEVKSDMMDYLYEIQWFDNHLARIIRTLEETGELDNTIIVVTSDNGMPFPRAKANVYEYGIHLPLAIRWGSKVKGNRKVTDPVSLTDLAPTFLEAAGVPFDAKAIAGKSLMNILTGSGQGEVDKSREAVFASRERHSSSRWNNLGYPQRCIRTRQYLYIWNVYPARWPAGDPQEISKNGQLAGMDSAYFDIDDFTESYVFSNRKKPGVAPFFHMAVDKRPGQELYDIVKDPACLHNLAAQANMKTVVADLDKKLKSYLTATGDPRMGKNGEIFETYERYSPLRAFPSRR; translated from the coding sequence ATGCACAAGAACCTCGTTAGATTATCGGTCCTGTTTGTTCTGTCAGCACTATTTTTTGCCGCGAAAAACGGCCGGCCAGCCGACAAACATGAGCCATACAGAACGTCTTCCGCAAAACGCCCCAACATTCTCTTCGTTATTTCCGACGATCAATCCTACCCGCATACGTCGGCGTATGGTTACGAGGGCGTTAGCACGCCTGCATTCGATCGTGTTGCCCGAGAAGGCGTTCTTTTTACCAATGCGTTCTCCGCCTCGCCCGGGTGCAGCCCTTCGCGGGCGGCTATTCTGACGGGAAAAAACTGCTGGCAGCTCGAACATGCCGGCACGCATGCCAGCTCGTTCTCGGCGCAATTCCAAACCTATCCCGACCTGCTCGAAGCGTCGGGCTACTTGATCGGCCACACCGGTAAAGGCTGGGGACCGGGAAATTTCAAAATTTCCGGCCGCAGCCGAAACCCTGCCGGCCCCGCATTCAACAAAGTCACTATGGAAGCACCCAAAGGCATCAGCAACAACGACTATGCCGCTAATTTCAAGAGCTTTCTCTCCTCCAAACCCCAGGATAAGCCATTCTGCTTTTGGTTTGGAGCACAGGAGCCGCACCGGCGGTACCCCACCGGCATCGGCAAGCGAAGTGGGATGGATATGTCGAAGGTGAAAGTGCCTGGATTTCTGCCGGAAAGCGATGAGGTCAAGTCGGATATGATGGATTATCTGTATGAGATCCAATGGTTTGACAACCATCTCGCGCGCATCATCCGCACGCTCGAAGAGACTGGCGAACTGGATAATACGATCATTGTCGTCACTTCGGACAATGGCATGCCCTTTCCGCGGGCCAAAGCCAATGTGTATGAGTACGGCATCCATTTGCCGCTGGCCATCCGCTGGGGAAGCAAGGTAAAAGGCAACCGGAAAGTCACCGATCCCGTGAGCCTCACCGACCTTGCCCCTACTTTCCTGGAAGCCGCCGGAGTGCCGTTCGATGCGAAAGCAATTGCCGGAAAAAGCCTGATGAATATCCTCACCGGTAGTGGCCAGGGAGAAGTGGACAAAAGCCGAGAAGCGGTGTTTGCATCACGGGAGCGGCATTCTTCGTCCCGCTGGAACAACCTCGGATACCCGCAGCGCTGCATCCGCACGCGGCAATACCTGTATATCTGGAACGTGTACCCCGCCCGCTGGCCCGCGGGCGATCCGCAGGAAATCAGCAAAAACGGCCAGCTTGCAGGCATGGACAGCGCCTATTTTGATATCGATGATTTTACCGAATCGTATGTTTTCTCCAACCGCAAGAAACCCGGTGTTGCGCCATTTTTTCATATGGCGGTCGATAAAAGGCCCGGACAGGAGTTGTACGACATCGTCAAAGACCCCGCGTGCCTGCATAATCTGGCGGCACAGGCGAATATGAAAACCGTAGTGGCGGATCTGGATAAAAAACTAAAATCCTACCTGACCGCTACCGGCGATCCCCGGATGGGAAAGAACGGAGAAATTTTCGAAACATATGAAAGGTATAGTCCGCTCAGAGCATTTCCATCGCGCCGATAA
- a CDS encoding sensor histidine kinase, with protein MARQISGFNVKHVFIFIFSSLLYALCQMLLSNIVMQDDLWGKFAVQLTAHYVVVLTMCVADYNLLLFLNKHIPYSKNVSYRIMADMVGLTLISLALLWVFDWMIYKILHVPPTGLPPFATKFALGMLTNAPILLVFELIHYFRSEQKAIADSEKAKREVLLFQHETLKAQINPHFLFNSLNVLSSLIYLNPQNAKKFTKALSRSYRYVLSLNQQPSVTVAEEMEVLESYIFLMQMRFENAFTFTVHEDSGSESNKIVPLTMQLLLENVFKHNVATEEAPLAIQITIGKEYVSVENQVKPSSNADKSGIGLKYLKKQYQLFGKDIVVEHTGDQFIVKIPYIEP; from the coding sequence ATGGCGCGTCAAATAAGCGGTTTTAACGTAAAGCATGTTTTCATTTTTATCTTCTCATCGCTGCTGTATGCATTATGCCAAATGCTGCTCAGCAATATCGTGATGCAGGATGATTTATGGGGAAAATTTGCCGTCCAGCTAACGGCCCATTACGTGGTGGTGCTCACGATGTGTGTGGCGGATTATAACTTGTTACTGTTTCTGAATAAACATATTCCCTATTCCAAAAATGTATCGTACCGCATCATGGCCGACATGGTAGGGCTGACTTTGATAAGTCTTGCGCTGTTATGGGTTTTTGATTGGATGATTTACAAAATATTGCATGTTCCTCCGACGGGGCTACCTCCGTTTGCAACCAAATTTGCATTGGGAATGCTCACCAATGCGCCTATACTGCTCGTCTTTGAACTGATCCATTATTTTCGGTCCGAACAAAAGGCGATTGCCGATTCTGAAAAGGCGAAGCGTGAAGTGCTGTTATTTCAGCACGAGACATTGAAGGCACAGATCAACCCGCATTTTTTATTTAATTCATTGAATGTGCTCTCATCGCTGATATACCTGAACCCGCAGAATGCCAAGAAGTTTACGAAAGCGCTTTCCAGAAGTTACCGTTACGTGCTTTCGTTGAACCAGCAGCCTTCCGTGACGGTCGCGGAAGAAATGGAAGTGCTTGAGTCGTATATATTTTTGATGCAGATGCGGTTTGAAAATGCTTTCACATTTACAGTGCATGAAGATAGCGGATCGGAAAGCAATAAGATTGTCCCGCTTACGATGCAGCTTCTGTTGGAGAATGTGTTCAAGCACAATGTGGCCACCGAGGAAGCACCGTTGGCTATTCAGATTACGATTGGAAAAGAATATGTTTCCGTGGAAAATCAGGTGAAGCCATCCAGCAATGCGGACAAAAGCGGCATTGGATTGAAGTACTTGAAAAAGCAGTATCAGCTATTTGGAAAGGACATTGTCGTGGAGCATACCGGTGATCAATTTATTGTGAAAATCCCTTATATCGAGCCATGA
- a CDS encoding LytR/AlgR family response regulator transcription factor encodes MKYLIVEDERFAAEELKRMMTALRPGYVLEKRTKTVIDTITFLKTTKVDLILLDIRLADGSCFEIFNHIEVKTPVIFTTAYDEHAIRAFKLNSIDYLLKPFEEAELESALVKFEHIFHNQLFQPDSNSFKSLLPAGTKNRFLISKGENYHYIETTDIAHFYSEDGVVFLHTFTDKRYIVNYTLDQIEQQLDHHLFFRVSRNCIGNLKAIESVIKYFNSRLQLSFSPACPHEVLVSRVRVPDFLKWMDGILE; translated from the coding sequence ATGAAATACCTGATCGTAGAAGACGAACGATTTGCTGCCGAAGAGTTGAAACGCATGATGACCGCATTGCGTCCAGGTTACGTATTGGAGAAGCGGACCAAGACGGTCATTGATACCATCACGTTCCTGAAAACAACAAAGGTTGATTTGATCCTATTGGACATCAGGCTCGCCGATGGCAGTTGTTTTGAGATATTCAACCATATTGAGGTGAAAACTCCGGTTATATTCACGACTGCTTATGACGAACATGCGATCAGGGCTTTCAAGTTAAACAGCATCGACTATTTGCTTAAACCTTTTGAAGAAGCAGAGCTGGAATCGGCACTCGTTAAATTTGAGCATATCTTTCACAACCAGTTATTTCAACCGGATTCCAACAGTTTCAAATCCCTGTTGCCGGCAGGTACGAAGAACCGGTTCCTGATCTCGAAAGGTGAAAATTATCATTACATTGAAACAACCGATATCGCTCATTTTTACAGCGAAGACGGCGTGGTTTTCCTGCATACCTTCACCGACAAACGTTACATTGTCAACTATACTTTGGATCAGATCGAACAGCAGCTCGACCATCACTTGTTTTTTCGTGTCTCACGAAATTGCATCGGCAATCTCAAAGCCATAGAAAGTGTAATCAAATACTTCAACAGCCGCTTGCAGCTTTCCTTTTCACCGGCATGCCCGCACGAAGTGCTGGTAAGCCGCGTGCGCGTGCCGGACTTTCTGAAATGGATGGACGGTATTCTTGAATAG
- a CDS encoding DUF6268 family outer membrane beta-barrel protein yields MKSISLFAVIFGSLLCLKANAQQVSFKTEFIGNSGYWFLPNGDKPKEKIGDSKGSSIVYQGAVNIPLSTKINEHNRPTAWGVALSGAYASLNNEQFTSEMVSRIMNLQAGIYHLRPLNGKWSVRAGVGMGVFTPSTDFSKITFKNVLGSAGVIFIRHLKPNLSIGGGVALNSSLGYPMVFPAVYVNWKHQGKFNVSAELVDGLDIAASYKLNDRIKLSWALEMNGQVALLEKEGKDVIFSHQYIVTGLRPEVKLGKTGLTATAMIGLNLYRPAAYSNRTLKGMFASNNDYYFSASPYASVGLKWDLKR; encoded by the coding sequence ATGAAATCAATATCATTATTTGCAGTGATCTTCGGGTCCTTGCTTTGCCTGAAAGCAAACGCGCAACAAGTTTCCTTTAAGACCGAATTCATCGGTAATTCCGGTTACTGGTTTTTGCCAAACGGAGATAAGCCGAAAGAAAAGATCGGTGATAGCAAAGGGTCTTCCATTGTGTACCAGGGCGCGGTGAATATCCCGCTGTCAACCAAAATCAACGAACATAACCGCCCGACGGCCTGGGGCGTCGCCCTTAGTGGCGCTTACGCATCGCTGAACAATGAGCAATTCACAAGTGAGATGGTTTCCAGGATCATGAACCTGCAAGCGGGCATTTATCACCTGCGGCCGCTCAACGGGAAATGGTCCGTCAGGGCGGGTGTGGGTATGGGCGTGTTCACTCCTTCGACCGATTTTTCAAAAATCACGTTCAAAAACGTGCTCGGAAGTGCCGGCGTTATTTTTATCCGCCATTTGAAACCCAACCTGTCGATCGGGGGCGGTGTGGCGCTAAACAGTTCGCTGGGCTATCCGATGGTATTTCCGGCCGTTTACGTGAACTGGAAGCATCAAGGAAAGTTCAACGTGAGCGCTGAATTGGTTGATGGCCTTGACATAGCAGCGAGTTACAAGTTGAATGACCGCATAAAACTCTCGTGGGCATTGGAAATGAACGGCCAGGTGGCCCTGCTCGAAAAAGAGGGGAAAGATGTGATATTCTCCCACCAGTACATCGTCACCGGGCTGCGTCCGGAAGTAAAGCTCGGGAAAACGGGACTCACCGCGACCGCCATGATCGGCCTGAACCTGTACCGCCCGGCCGCATACAGCAATCGCACTTTGAAGGGAATGTTTGCCTCCAATAATGACTATTACTTTTCAGCATCCCCCTACGCGTCCGTTGGCTTAAAGTGGGATTTGAAGCGATGA
- a CDS encoding nuclear transport factor 2 family protein, translating into MEKRFPLPPFTLETALQKIQLAEDAWNSQNPEKVSMAYTVDSEWRNRNVFVNGREEIVQFLTKKWEKELDYKLKKEYWAHTDNRIAVRFEYEYRNHEGKWFRAYGNENWEFDENGLMAKRYASINDLEIDEADRHV; encoded by the coding sequence ATGGAAAAGAGATTCCCTTTACCCCCGTTCACATTAGAAACGGCGCTACAAAAAATTCAATTGGCAGAAGATGCCTGGAACAGCCAAAACCCGGAAAAAGTCTCAATGGCCTACACCGTCGACAGCGAATGGCGGAATAGAAATGTATTTGTGAATGGCCGGGAAGAAATTGTTCAGTTTTTGACAAAAAAATGGGAGAAAGAATTAGACTACAAACTTAAAAAAGAATACTGGGCGCATACGGACAATCGAATTGCCGTGCGGTTCGAATATGAGTACAGGAATCACGAAGGCAAATGGTTCAGAGCGTACGGTAATGAAAACTGGGAGTTCGATGAAAATGGGCTGATGGCCAAACGATATGCAAGCATCAATGATCTCGAAATCGACGAGGCGGACAGGCATGTGTAG
- a CDS encoding TetR/AcrR family transcriptional regulator — protein sequence MNSPRERILETASGLFHQQGYNSTGINQIISEAAVAKASFYSHFKSKDELCIAFLSARHDYWFSELNTFGSKVTGTKQRLLAAFDFIIYMNEKEDFRGCSFLNILSEISKDQAAILSVIQAHKNDLRKFFKNEDVSDPVSDHIYLLFESSIIESQLFRSNELVNRSKEIVGSLI from the coding sequence ATGAACTCACCGAGAGAAAGAATACTTGAAACAGCTTCGGGTTTGTTTCATCAGCAGGGGTACAATAGCACGGGTATTAATCAGATCATTAGTGAAGCCGCAGTGGCCAAAGCAAGTTTTTATAGTCATTTTAAATCAAAGGATGAGCTGTGTATTGCGTTCCTGAGCGCGAGACATGACTATTGGTTTTCTGAATTGAACACATTTGGTTCAAAAGTAACTGGCACAAAGCAACGCCTGCTGGCTGCGTTTGACTTCATTATTTATATGAATGAAAAAGAAGATTTCAGGGGGTGCAGTTTCCTGAATATTTTATCGGAAATATCCAAAGATCAGGCTGCAATACTTTCTGTAATACAGGCGCACAAGAATGACCTGAGAAAATTTTTCAAAAACGAGGATGTAAGCGATCCGGTATCCGATCACATATACTTATTATTTGAGAGTTCGATTATTGAGAGCCAACTATTCAGATCAAATGAGCTGGTCAATCGATCAAAAGAAATTGTAGGAAGTTTAATATAA
- a CDS encoding LytR/AlgR family response regulator transcription factor, which produces MIKNILIIEDEKPNADRLKRLISFVNPASSIVGVLESVSESVDWLSKNPCPDLIMMDVRLPDGLSFEIFDKVQIPCAVIFTTAYDEYAVRAFKVNSVDYLLKPIEQEELEQALRVAEQRQQSEQTLSIESLLNHINKKEYRSRFLLPFRDGYKTVLVSDIEYFFSEHKITKAKLQNGSEEVLQQSLEELEEQLDPKTFLRVNRQFIIHIDSITHIHNHFNGKLKIELRKSADVEIIVSREKAASIKSWMDF; this is translated from the coding sequence ATGATAAAGAACATTTTAATCATTGAAGATGAAAAACCCAATGCGGACAGGCTTAAAAGACTGATCTCTTTTGTAAATCCCGCGTCCAGTATCGTTGGTGTGCTTGAAAGCGTTTCGGAAAGCGTGGACTGGCTCTCGAAAAACCCCTGTCCCGACCTGATCATGATGGATGTCCGGCTGCCGGATGGGCTCAGCTTTGAGATCTTCGACAAAGTCCAGATCCCTTGCGCGGTAATTTTCACAACGGCGTACGACGAATATGCTGTCCGGGCTTTTAAAGTCAACAGCGTGGATTACCTTTTGAAACCCATTGAACAGGAAGAGCTGGAACAGGCACTGCGGGTTGCCGAACAGAGGCAGCAGAGCGAACAGACCCTCTCCATAGAAAGCCTGCTGAACCATATCAACAAGAAAGAATACCGCAGCCGGTTTCTGCTGCCATTCCGCGACGGCTACAAGACCGTACTGGTAAGCGACATTGAGTACTTCTTCTCGGAACATAAGATCACGAAGGCCAAATTGCAAAACGGGAGCGAAGAAGTTTTGCAGCAGTCCCTCGAAGAGCTCGAAGAGCAGCTGGACCCGAAAACCTTCCTGCGTGTAAACCGCCAGTTTATCATCCACATCGACAGCATTACCCACATTCACAATCATTTCAACGGTAAGCTTAAAATAGAACTGCGCAAAAGCGCCGATGTCGAAATTATCGTCAGCCGGGAAAAAGCAGCTTCGATAAAAAGCTGGATGGATTTTTGA